In the Salvelinus fontinalis isolate EN_2023a chromosome 34, ASM2944872v1, whole genome shotgun sequence genome, one interval contains:
- the LOC129833064 gene encoding zinc finger CCCH domain-containing protein 7A-like isoform X4, translating into MLAREQIIHLNLYSFRDQDLKKQVNMSILCQDRSGRWQDIQNGLQFIQSTLPYPGTQERYEVFIQDLVRNLFGEGNDVFNEGEWMRSIEMYTEALSIAEYADSEDISVPTGTLEKLYANRAAAYLNIVPGLHDEALVDCEKALQLNEGNHRALYRKARALKEMGRHKEAYEAVAKCSLAVPQDPNVIRLTQDLAKMLGLKIRKAYVRSKPALNVLPGSSYSGASNDKSHGSTSVEDIEIEVNQPPQETDGPDPAPPSLDPLAAMKVHPPRNERIEAESPPVSIIPSVSPVEVHTPEPIHVPVPLPMPTLVNGARASPTQSYHMPMQKSRADFDAEIIGDDLDDLLDQAGPGPTESPMVIPTMKGPIPFPTSAPSNSMSSPFLMPSHMNPFMHVASQCTVTLPPPYHKPQASGYSLGLDTFGVSSPLDSLDSLSMSEPQTGYSQHSFMQLTDHDKPMGMALGMPDVTPLPAIVDLSKNPLADTHEFKQACSNCYVKTGLGVLDFTLYTEEHKCKKDILLGRIKNQPDKSWRLIRPRPTKSQYVGPYYICKDVAIGEGCRYPGHCTFAYCQEEIDVWSLERKGFICRDFLFDPFGPTSKINLTVPKILQEHHGIFMFLCGVCFDHKPRIISKTNKDNPSLCSHPVTKHAFEDQKCLVHILRENTVRYSKIRPYSPQNQMDICRHEVRYGCVREDECFYAHSLVELKVWMMQHQLGITPENIVLEANRFWNMEAGSQGSLQFTTPLKRFGPPNLKMQFVCGQCWRNGQVSEADKNKKYCTAKARHSWSKDKRVVLVSSIERKKWTTIRPLPTKKPIPSQFEICMHVSTGKKCQYIGNCTFAHSTEERDLWTYMKENNIPDMEQLYEHWLQSQKPGWSEEASNSTIKENGKQIHMPTDYAEEVAGNHCWLCGKNCNSDRQWQQHITSEKHREKVFNSEDDQNCWQYRFPTGTFRVCERYLKGTCTEEELCKLAHGNEELKEWTERREFLLMKLAKARKDHLIAPNDNDFGKYSFLLKDIK; encoded by the exons ATGCTGGCCAGGGAACAAATCATACATCTTAATCTGTACTCATTTAG AGACCAGGACCTAAAGAAACAGGTGAACATGTCAATCCTGTGTCAGGACCGAAGCGGTCGCTGGCAGGATATTCAGAATGGGCTGCAGTTCATCCA GTCAACTCTGCCCTATCCTGGAACTCAGGAACGATATGAG GTGTTCATTCAGGACCTTGTGAGGAATCTGTTTGGTGAAGGAAATGACGTGTTCAATGAAGGGGAATGGATGCGATCTATAGAAATGTACACTGAGGCCTTGAGCATAGCAGAATATGCAGACTCGGAAGACATCAGTGTACCTACTGGAACGTTGGAAAAGCTGTATGCCAATCGAGCTGCTGCTTACTTGAACATAGTACCG GGTCTGCATGATGAAGCACTAGTAGACTGTGAGAAAGCTCTTCAATTGAATGAGGGAAACCATAGAGCTCTTTATAGGAAAGCCAGAGCCTTGAAAGAGATGGGCAGGCATAAAGAGGCCTATGAGGCTGTAGCGAAGTGCTCCCTTGCAGTGCCTCAG GATCCCAATGTCATACGATTGACTCAGGACCTGGCCAAAATGTTGGGATTGAAAATCCGTAAAGCCTATGTCAGGAGTAAG CCTGCCTTAAATGTTTTGCCTGGATCAAGCTATTCAGGTGCATCCAATGACAAG TCTCATGGATCTACATCTGTGGAAGATATAGAAATTG AAGTGAATCagccccctcaggaaactgatgGTCCAGACCCAGCCCCCCCAAGCCTAGACCCATTGGCAGCCATGAAGGTGCATCCCCCTCGGAATGAGAGAATAGAAGCTGAATCCCCCCCTGTCAGCATCATCCCTTCTGTCTCGCCTGTTGAGGTTCACACCCCAGAGCCCATTCATGTTCCGGTGCCCCTGCCTATGCCTACGTTGGTCAATGGTGCCAGAGCCAGCCCTACCCAGTCTTACCATATGCCAATGCAAAAGTCTCGCGCGGACTTCGATGCCGAAATTATTGGAGATGACCTGGATGATCTGCTGGACCAAGCTGGCCCCGGGCCCACAGAATCTCCCATG GTCATTCCCACCATGAAGGGCCCTATCCCTTTTCCAACCAGTGCCCCTTCAAATTCCATGTCTAGTCCTTTCCTTATGCCATCTCACATGAACCCCTTTATGCATGTGGCATCACAGTGCACAGTGACTCTGCCTCCTCCCTACCACAAGCCACAAGCCAGCGGGTACTCTTTAGGTCTGGACACCTTCGGGGTCTCCTCTCCATTGGATTCACTGGATAGTCTCTCCATGTCAGAACCTCAGACAG GATATAGTCAGCATTCATTCATGCAG TTGACTGACCATGATAAGCCAATGGGAATGGCCCTGGGGATGCCAGATGTAACCCCCCTCCCTGCTATTGTGGATCTGTCCAAAAATCCCCTGGCTGATACTCATGAATTCAAACAGGCATGCTCAAACTGCTATGTCAAAACTG GGCTTGGAGTGTTGGATTTCACACTCTATACCGAAGAGCACAAATGCAAGAAGGACATATTACTTGGAAGGATAAAAAATCAACCAGACAAGTCATGGAGGCTGATCAGACCCAGACCGACAAAATCCCAGTATGTTGGACCATACTACATCTGCAAAG ATGTCGCCATTGGAGAGGGGTGCAGGTACCCTGGTCACTGCACATTTGCCTACTGCCAAGAGGAGATTGATGTTTGGTCCCTGGAGCGCAAAGGCTTCATCTGCAGAGACTTTCTCTTTGATCCATTTGGGCCCACCAGTAAGATCAATCTGACTGTCCCCAAGATCCTACAGGAGCATCACGGCATATTCATGTTCCTCTGCGGA GTGTGTTTTGATCACAAACCCAGAATAATCAGCAAAACCAATAAGGACAACCCATCTCTTTGCTCTCACCCCGTGACAAAACATGCCTTTGAAGATCAGAA GTGCCTGGTCCACATTCTGAGGGAGAACACTGTGCGCTACTCCAAAATCCGTCCGTACAGTCCGCAGAACCAGATGGACATCTGTCGGCATGAGGTGCGCTATGGCTGTGTGCGGGAAGACGAGTGCTTCTATGCCCACAGCCTGGTCGAGCTGAAGGTGTGGATGATGCAGCACCAGCTAG GCATCACTCCTGAAAATATAGTCCTTGAGGCCAATAGGTTTTGGAACATGGAGGCAGGCTCCCAAGGATCCCTG CAATTCACCACACCACTGAAGAGGTTTGGACCCCCAAATCTGAAGATGCAGTTTGTGTGTGGGCAGTGTTGGAGAAACGGACAAGTTAGTGAGGCAGACAAGAACAAGAAGTACTGCACTGCCAAAGCCAGGCATTC GTGGTCAAAAGACAAACGAGTGGTGCTGGTGAGTTCCATCGAACGCAAGAAGTGGACAACGATCCGCCCTCTCCCAACAAAGAAGCCCATCCCGTCTCAGTTTGAG ATTTGTATGCACGTGTCTACTGGCAAAAAGTGCCAGTACATCGGAAACTGCACATTTGCACACAGCACAGAGGAAAGGGACCTGTGGACATACATGAAAGAGAACAACA TTCCCGACATGGAGCAGCTGTATGAGCACTGGCTGCAGTCTCAGAAGCCTGGCTGGAGCGAGGAGGCCTCCAACAGCACCATCAAGGAGAACGGGAAGCAGATCCACATGCCCACAGACTATGCTGAGGAGGTG GCTGGCAACCACTGTTGGCTTTGTGGTAAGAACTGCAACAGTGACAGGCAGTGGCAGCAGCATATCACCTcagaaaaacacagagagaaagtgTTTAACTCTGAAGACGATCAGAACTGCTGGCAGTATCGCTTCCCCACTGGCACCTTCAGAGTTTGCGAGAG ATACCTTAAAGGCACTTGCACAGAGGAGGAGTTGTGTAAGCTGGCTCATGGAAACGAGGAACTAAAGGAATGGACGGAGCGCAGAGAGTTCCTTTTGATGAAACTGGCCAAAGCAAGAAAAGACCATCTTATAGCCCCAAATGACAATGACTTTGGCAAATATAGTTTTCTGCTTAAAGACATAAAGTAA
- the LOC129833064 gene encoding zinc finger CCCH domain-containing protein 7A-like isoform X5: MSILCQDRSGRWQDIQNGLQFIQSTLPYPGTQERYEVFIQDLVRNLFGEGNDVFNEGEWMRSIEMYTEALSIAEYADSEDISVPTGTLEKLYANRAAAYLNIVPGLHDEALVDCEKALQLNEGNHRALYRKARALKEMGRHKEAYEAVAKCSLAVPQDPNVIRLTQDLAKMLGLKIRKAYVRSKPALNVLPGSSYSGASNDKSHGSTSVEDIEIEVNQPPQETDGPDPAPPSLDPLAAMKVHPPRNERIEAESPPVSIIPSVSPVEVHTPEPIHVPVPLPMPTLVNGARASPTQSYHMPMQKSRADFDAEIIGDDLDDLLDQAGPGPTESPMVGSWEIAANVIPTMKGPIPFPTSAPSNSMSSPFLMPSHMNPFMHVASQCTVTLPPPYHKPQASGYSLGLDTFGVSSPLDSLDSLSMSEPQTGMQGVAYSQFNGYSQHSFMQLTDHDKPMGMALGMPDVTPLPAIVDLSKNPLADTHEFKQACSNCYVKTGLGVLDFTLYTEEHKCKKDILLGRIKNQPDKSWRLIRPRPTKSQYVGPYYICKDVAIGEGCRYPGHCTFAYCQEEIDVWSLERKGFICRDFLFDPFGPTSKINLTVPKILQEHHGIFMFLCGVCFDHKPRIISKTNKDNPSLCSHPVTKHAFEDQKCLVHILRENTVRYSKIRPYSPQNQMDICRHEVRYGCVREDECFYAHSLVELKVWMMQHQLGITPENIVLEANRFWNMEAGSQGSLQFTTPLKRFGPPNLKMQFVCGQCWRNGQVSEADKNKKYCTAKARHSWSKDKRVVLVSSIERKKWTTIRPLPTKKPIPSQFEICMHVSTGKKCQYIGNCTFAHSTEERDLWTYMKENNIPDMEQLYEHWLQSQKPGWSEEASNSTIKENGKQIHMPTDYAEEVAGNHCWLCGKNCNSDRQWQQHITSEKHREKVFNSEDDQNCWQYRFPTGTFRVCERYLKGTCTEEELCKLAHGNEELKEWTERREFLLMKLAKARKDHLIAPNDNDFGKYSFLLKDIK, from the exons ATGTCAATCCTGTGTCAGGACCGAAGCGGTCGCTGGCAGGATATTCAGAATGGGCTGCAGTTCATCCA GTCAACTCTGCCCTATCCTGGAACTCAGGAACGATATGAG GTGTTCATTCAGGACCTTGTGAGGAATCTGTTTGGTGAAGGAAATGACGTGTTCAATGAAGGGGAATGGATGCGATCTATAGAAATGTACACTGAGGCCTTGAGCATAGCAGAATATGCAGACTCGGAAGACATCAGTGTACCTACTGGAACGTTGGAAAAGCTGTATGCCAATCGAGCTGCTGCTTACTTGAACATAGTACCG GGTCTGCATGATGAAGCACTAGTAGACTGTGAGAAAGCTCTTCAATTGAATGAGGGAAACCATAGAGCTCTTTATAGGAAAGCCAGAGCCTTGAAAGAGATGGGCAGGCATAAAGAGGCCTATGAGGCTGTAGCGAAGTGCTCCCTTGCAGTGCCTCAG GATCCCAATGTCATACGATTGACTCAGGACCTGGCCAAAATGTTGGGATTGAAAATCCGTAAAGCCTATGTCAGGAGTAAG CCTGCCTTAAATGTTTTGCCTGGATCAAGCTATTCAGGTGCATCCAATGACAAG TCTCATGGATCTACATCTGTGGAAGATATAGAAATTG AAGTGAATCagccccctcaggaaactgatgGTCCAGACCCAGCCCCCCCAAGCCTAGACCCATTGGCAGCCATGAAGGTGCATCCCCCTCGGAATGAGAGAATAGAAGCTGAATCCCCCCCTGTCAGCATCATCCCTTCTGTCTCGCCTGTTGAGGTTCACACCCCAGAGCCCATTCATGTTCCGGTGCCCCTGCCTATGCCTACGTTGGTCAATGGTGCCAGAGCCAGCCCTACCCAGTCTTACCATATGCCAATGCAAAAGTCTCGCGCGGACTTCGATGCCGAAATTATTGGAGATGACCTGGATGATCTGCTGGACCAAGCTGGCCCCGGGCCCACAGAATCTCCCATGGTAGGTTCATGGGAGATTGCTGCTAAT GTCATTCCCACCATGAAGGGCCCTATCCCTTTTCCAACCAGTGCCCCTTCAAATTCCATGTCTAGTCCTTTCCTTATGCCATCTCACATGAACCCCTTTATGCATGTGGCATCACAGTGCACAGTGACTCTGCCTCCTCCCTACCACAAGCCACAAGCCAGCGGGTACTCTTTAGGTCTGGACACCTTCGGGGTCTCCTCTCCATTGGATTCACTGGATAGTCTCTCCATGTCAGAACCTCAGACAGGTATGCAAGGAGTTGCATACAGCCAGTTTAACG GATATAGTCAGCATTCATTCATGCAG TTGACTGACCATGATAAGCCAATGGGAATGGCCCTGGGGATGCCAGATGTAACCCCCCTCCCTGCTATTGTGGATCTGTCCAAAAATCCCCTGGCTGATACTCATGAATTCAAACAGGCATGCTCAAACTGCTATGTCAAAACTG GGCTTGGAGTGTTGGATTTCACACTCTATACCGAAGAGCACAAATGCAAGAAGGACATATTACTTGGAAGGATAAAAAATCAACCAGACAAGTCATGGAGGCTGATCAGACCCAGACCGACAAAATCCCAGTATGTTGGACCATACTACATCTGCAAAG ATGTCGCCATTGGAGAGGGGTGCAGGTACCCTGGTCACTGCACATTTGCCTACTGCCAAGAGGAGATTGATGTTTGGTCCCTGGAGCGCAAAGGCTTCATCTGCAGAGACTTTCTCTTTGATCCATTTGGGCCCACCAGTAAGATCAATCTGACTGTCCCCAAGATCCTACAGGAGCATCACGGCATATTCATGTTCCTCTGCGGA GTGTGTTTTGATCACAAACCCAGAATAATCAGCAAAACCAATAAGGACAACCCATCTCTTTGCTCTCACCCCGTGACAAAACATGCCTTTGAAGATCAGAA GTGCCTGGTCCACATTCTGAGGGAGAACACTGTGCGCTACTCCAAAATCCGTCCGTACAGTCCGCAGAACCAGATGGACATCTGTCGGCATGAGGTGCGCTATGGCTGTGTGCGGGAAGACGAGTGCTTCTATGCCCACAGCCTGGTCGAGCTGAAGGTGTGGATGATGCAGCACCAGCTAG GCATCACTCCTGAAAATATAGTCCTTGAGGCCAATAGGTTTTGGAACATGGAGGCAGGCTCCCAAGGATCCCTG CAATTCACCACACCACTGAAGAGGTTTGGACCCCCAAATCTGAAGATGCAGTTTGTGTGTGGGCAGTGTTGGAGAAACGGACAAGTTAGTGAGGCAGACAAGAACAAGAAGTACTGCACTGCCAAAGCCAGGCATTC GTGGTCAAAAGACAAACGAGTGGTGCTGGTGAGTTCCATCGAACGCAAGAAGTGGACAACGATCCGCCCTCTCCCAACAAAGAAGCCCATCCCGTCTCAGTTTGAG ATTTGTATGCACGTGTCTACTGGCAAAAAGTGCCAGTACATCGGAAACTGCACATTTGCACACAGCACAGAGGAAAGGGACCTGTGGACATACATGAAAGAGAACAACA TTCCCGACATGGAGCAGCTGTATGAGCACTGGCTGCAGTCTCAGAAGCCTGGCTGGAGCGAGGAGGCCTCCAACAGCACCATCAAGGAGAACGGGAAGCAGATCCACATGCCCACAGACTATGCTGAGGAGGTG GCTGGCAACCACTGTTGGCTTTGTGGTAAGAACTGCAACAGTGACAGGCAGTGGCAGCAGCATATCACCTcagaaaaacacagagagaaagtgTTTAACTCTGAAGACGATCAGAACTGCTGGCAGTATCGCTTCCCCACTGGCACCTTCAGAGTTTGCGAGAG ATACCTTAAAGGCACTTGCACAGAGGAGGAGTTGTGTAAGCTGGCTCATGGAAACGAGGAACTAAAGGAATGGACGGAGCGCAGAGAGTTCCTTTTGATGAAACTGGCCAAAGCAAGAAAAGACCATCTTATAGCCCCAAATGACAATGACTTTGGCAAATATAGTTTTCTGCTTAAAGACATAAAGTAA